The sequence CTGTCGTTTAGCCTGACGACCATGAGTTTAACTTTTAAACAACTGACTCTTTATTTAACGTTGCTAAGTATTGGTGGCGGCGCAGGAGTGTTGGGGAGCCGCTATCTCCAAACAGAGAATGGTTTCAAGGAAATCTCTTTGGCATCGCCTCCGCAACAACAGCTTCTCCAGACCCAGGAAAATCCTGCACCGAGAATAGATGGAATTCCCACCGATAACGGTAACTTTATTGCAGAGGCTGTTAAAAAGGTAGGCCCTGCGGTGGTACGCATCGATGCCGCTCGTAGGGTGGAAAGTAGATTGCCCGACGTTTTTCAAAACCCCTTCTTCAGGGGGTTTTTTGGTAATGAAATGCCAACAGCACCGGAAGAACGGGTAGAACGCGGGACTGGTTCTGGATTCATTCTCAGCGATGACGGTCGCTTGATCACTAATGCTCATGTAGTAGCAGGGGCAGATACTGTGAAAGTAACTCTTAAGGACGGTCGCTCGTTGGACGGTCGGGTGATTGGTGTTGACCCGCTTACGGATATAGCGGTTGTGAAGATTCAGGCCAAAAATTTGCCTGCTGTAAGGTTGGGCGATTCTCAAAATCTGGTTCCGGGTCAGTGGGCGATCGCGATCGGCAATCCTCTGGGTTTGGATAATACTGTTACTGTGGGTATTATCAGTGCGATCGGTCGCTCCAGTTCTCAGGTCGGTGTTCCAGATAAGCGCGTTAACTTTATCCAAACCGATGCCGCGATCAACCCCGGTAATTCAGGTGGGCCGCTTTTAAACGATCGCGGCGAAGTGATCGGGATCAATACCGCTATTCGCGCTGGTGCCCAAGGACTGGGATTTGCTATCCCCATTCAAACCGCACAGCGAATCGCCAATCAGCTGTTTGCTAAAGGTCGTGCGGAACATCCTTATTTGGGAATTCAAATGGTAGGTCTTAACCCAGCCGTAAAAGAACAAATCGGTCGAGATACAAATATCAACATTTCTCAAGATAAAGGTGTTTTGATTGTGCGCGTCGTCGAAAATTCACCTGCCGATCGCGCTCTTTTGCGTCAGGGCGATATCATTCAAAAAGTTGCAGGCATACCCGTTAGAGAGCCGTCTGAAGTTCAGCAAATAGTGGAATCCACTACTGTTGGAGGTAATTTAGAACTAGAAATAAACCGCAACGGTCAAATTCAAAAAATTCAAGTTCAGACCGGTGCTTTTCCCACTGAGTAGCCTACAATTATCGACTGCGATTTTAGATTTTCGATTGGCAATGATTCGGTTTTTACCTATTTTTTGCAATCCATCTCGATCTAACTCTCTCAGCCCCATCCCTTTATGGGTGGGGTCAATCTAATATTGGTTGACGCCCAGTCGGTTTTTGGCGTTGCTAAGCTCAAGCCTCAGAATCGCCGGATCTTTCGCTGATACCTGAGTCTCGCGACAGGGACTGAGAACCTAACAAACTTTCCTCTAGCTGCATCCGTTGCTCCATCTGACGGAGGAAATAACCAGTCATCATCGCTGAAGCTAGCAAACCTGCTAAGTTTTCCCGGTCTGTCGTAATCTGAACGTTAAAATGCTCCCCAGGTAACATCCCGACGAGCCCTTGAACGTTGTGAGAAATAATTTGTTTGATTTCTGGACTAACCGCCTTTGCTACACGCGCTAAAACCTCTGGAGGTTGGTGCTGGAGATATGTCAGCAGGGGGTTGGC comes from Aerosakkonema funiforme FACHB-1375 and encodes:
- a CDS encoding DUF760 domain-containing protein → MVFNPDYLNSGTEDAQANPLLTYLQHQPPEVLARVAKAVSPEIKQIISHNVQGLVGMLPGEHFNVQITTDRENLAGLLASAMMTGYFLRQMEQRMQLEESLLGSQSLSRDSGISERSGDSEA
- a CDS encoding HhoA/HhoB/HtrA family serine endopeptidase — its product is MSLTFKQLTLYLTLLSIGGGAGVLGSRYLQTENGFKEISLASPPQQQLLQTQENPAPRIDGIPTDNGNFIAEAVKKVGPAVVRIDAARRVESRLPDVFQNPFFRGFFGNEMPTAPEERVERGTGSGFILSDDGRLITNAHVVAGADTVKVTLKDGRSLDGRVIGVDPLTDIAVVKIQAKNLPAVRLGDSQNLVPGQWAIAIGNPLGLDNTVTVGIISAIGRSSSQVGVPDKRVNFIQTDAAINPGNSGGPLLNDRGEVIGINTAIRAGAQGLGFAIPIQTAQRIANQLFAKGRAEHPYLGIQMVGLNPAVKEQIGRDTNINISQDKGVLIVRVVENSPADRALLRQGDIIQKVAGIPVREPSEVQQIVESTTVGGNLELEINRNGQIQKIQVQTGAFPTE